The following proteins come from a genomic window of Paenibacillus spongiae:
- the recR gene encoding recombination mediator RecR, whose product MYYPEPIAKLIDAFSRLPGIGPKTAARLAFHVLRMKEDDVIDFAKALVSVKRNLHYCSVCCNITDIDPCRICQDKTRDGSVICVVQESKDLVALERMKEFNGQYHVLQGAISPIEGIGPDDIRIAELLKRLSDERVQEMILATNPNVEGEATAMYLSRLVKPFGIRITRIAHGLPVGGDLEYADEVTLSKALEGRRELS is encoded by the coding sequence TTGTATTATCCTGAACCGATAGCCAAACTGATCGATGCTTTCAGCCGTTTGCCGGGCATTGGACCGAAGACAGCGGCAAGGCTGGCTTTCCATGTGCTGCGGATGAAAGAAGATGATGTCATCGATTTTGCCAAGGCGCTCGTAAGCGTCAAGCGCAATCTCCATTACTGCTCCGTTTGCTGTAATATTACGGACATCGATCCTTGCCGCATATGCCAAGACAAAACCCGCGACGGCTCCGTCATATGCGTGGTGCAGGAGTCGAAGGACCTGGTAGCCTTGGAGCGGATGAAGGAATTCAACGGGCAATATCATGTTCTGCAGGGTGCTATTTCGCCGATTGAAGGAATCGGTCCGGACGATATCCGGATCGCGGAGCTTCTGAAGCGGTTAAGCGACGAGCGTGTGCAGGAGATGATCTTGGCCACGAACCCGAACGTAGAAGGCGAAGCGACTGCGATGTACCTATCCCGCCTTGTGAAGCCCTTCGGCATAAGAATCACCCGCATTGCACATGGCCTGCCTGTTGGAGGCGACCTGGAATATGCGGATGAGGTGACGCTTTCCAAGGCATTGGAAGGCCGCCGGGAATTAAGCTAA
- the rho gene encoding transcription termination factor Rho, with the protein MSDLQIVDLEELKLTELYKLAKQYQIPYYGQLKKKELIFAILRAQAEKSGLMFMQGVLEILPEGFGFLRPINYLPSTEDIYISASQIRKFDLRTGDLVSGKCRAPKENERYFGLLQVNAVNGQSPEQAAERLHFPALTPLYPQEKLVLEASPTNLSTRIMDLLAPVGLGQRGLIVAPPKAGKTMLLKEIANSISSNHPDIELFVLLIDERPEEVTDMSRSVKGEVVASTFDELPENHIKVVELVLERALRLVEHKKDVVILLDSITRLARAYNLVVPPSGRTLSGGIDPAAFHRPKRFFGSARNVEEGGSLTILATALVETGSRMDDIIYEEFKSTGNMELHLDRRLAERRIFPALDIRRSGTRREEMLLTKEELDKVWAIRKGMNDSIEFVDNFLKKLKDTKTNEEFLNSLDTSNAGQSPASVSRPQSASSSSSTSGTGSTGGGRRPTRSTPVS; encoded by the coding sequence ATGAGCGATCTTCAGATCGTCGATCTGGAAGAATTGAAGCTGACGGAGCTGTACAAGCTCGCCAAACAGTATCAAATTCCGTATTATGGTCAGCTGAAGAAGAAAGAACTTATTTTTGCAATATTGCGTGCGCAAGCCGAGAAAAGCGGACTGATGTTCATGCAAGGCGTGCTCGAGATTTTACCTGAAGGTTTCGGCTTCCTGCGCCCGATCAACTATTTGCCAAGTACAGAGGATATCTACATCTCCGCCTCGCAAATCCGTAAATTTGATCTGCGCACTGGTGACCTCGTCTCCGGCAAATGCCGTGCTCCGAAAGAGAATGAACGTTATTTTGGCTTGCTTCAGGTCAATGCCGTCAATGGACAAAGCCCCGAACAAGCCGCCGAGCGTCTTCATTTTCCTGCCCTTACTCCCCTTTATCCGCAAGAGAAACTGGTGCTTGAAGCTTCCCCAACCAATCTATCGACCCGTATTATGGATTTGCTTGCTCCTGTCGGTTTAGGCCAGCGCGGACTTATCGTTGCGCCTCCGAAAGCAGGCAAGACGATGCTGCTGAAGGAAATCGCCAACAGCATTTCATCCAATCATCCGGACATAGAGCTGTTTGTGCTGCTTATTGACGAGCGTCCGGAGGAAGTAACCGACATGTCCCGTTCGGTGAAAGGGGAAGTGGTCGCTTCAACGTTCGACGAGCTTCCGGAGAACCATATTAAAGTCGTCGAGCTTGTTCTCGAGCGTGCGCTGCGGCTTGTGGAACACAAGAAAGACGTCGTGATTCTGCTGGATAGCATTACGCGTCTGGCACGGGCGTACAATCTCGTGGTGCCGCCATCAGGCCGTACGCTTAGCGGCGGTATCGATCCTGCCGCCTTCCATCGCCCGAAACGGTTCTTCGGTTCGGCGCGCAACGTGGAAGAAGGCGGAAGCTTAACGATCTTGGCTACGGCTTTGGTCGAAACAGGTTCGCGCATGGACGATATTATCTATGAAGAATTTAAGAGTACGGGCAATATGGAGCTGCACTTGGATCGGAGATTGGCTGAACGCCGTATATTCCCTGCACTCGACATTCGCCGTTCCGGTACAAGGCGCGAAGAAATGCTGCTCACCAAGGAAGAATTGGATAAGGTATGGGCCATCCGCAAAGGGATGAACGATTCGATCGAATTCGTAGACAATTTCCTGAAGAAGTTGAAAGACACGAAGACGAATGAAGAGTTCTTGAATTCCCTCGATACTTCGAACGCGGGGCAATCGCCAGCCTCTGTCTCCAGACCGCAGAGCGCCAGCTCAAGCTCCAGCACCAGCGGGACGGGCAGCACGGGTGGAGGAAGGCGTCCGACTCGCTCGACGCCTGTATCGTAG
- a CDS encoding PucR family transcriptional regulator, protein MSEANWMEQLEKVIARPIRQLQVPVQEWKSLVSAEESHVLYLQKNAVSPGDCITLPSGLLWFVVRGSDSSLDLIEVDPGSLTDMEIRLISWTLSQLKMAQMPIFAGLTDSERHANELGAWIVEQLNNGDTQNSVPERLIGRGKVFTTMIPFLLVSEQTELGRTSYSELEKLLRTFLAEEIMLIPLQEQEWLVLGPVSLIRDAQSEDREEESEESLEESLASIAMGLHEMLASESIGECHLTVSHPISPIHSIVATAALLRETVNLGRAFHVGTNIHFPWLLHLERLLSTIPESQRIRFVEQALKRTDVFLEPEILTTLETFFSLDCNVSETAKKLYIHRNTLLYRLDKLKQETELDVRQFRDAVLVKIILLLYKVTKRK, encoded by the coding sequence ATGAGTGAAGCTAACTGGATGGAGCAATTGGAGAAGGTAATCGCACGGCCTATCCGTCAGCTGCAGGTGCCTGTACAGGAGTGGAAAAGCCTTGTAAGCGCTGAAGAAAGCCATGTGCTGTATTTGCAAAAGAATGCGGTTTCACCAGGCGATTGTATCACGCTGCCGAGCGGTCTGTTATGGTTTGTGGTTCGCGGAAGCGATTCCAGCCTGGATCTTATTGAGGTGGATCCTGGATCGCTGACGGATATGGAGATACGGTTAATATCATGGACGCTCTCCCAATTAAAGATGGCTCAGATGCCGATTTTTGCAGGATTAACGGATTCGGAGCGTCATGCCAATGAGCTGGGCGCATGGATTGTGGAACAGCTGAACAACGGAGATACGCAGAACTCGGTGCCGGAACGACTTATTGGCAGAGGCAAAGTGTTTACGACGATGATTCCTTTTCTGCTTGTGAGCGAGCAGACGGAGCTGGGAAGGACAAGCTATAGCGAACTGGAGAAGCTGCTTCGCACCTTTCTGGCGGAAGAGATCATGTTAATTCCACTACAGGAGCAGGAATGGCTGGTGCTTGGACCGGTATCGCTCATTCGCGATGCGCAATCGGAGGACAGGGAGGAAGAATCGGAGGAATCACTCGAAGAAAGCTTGGCCTCTATTGCAATGGGGCTTCACGAAATGCTGGCCAGCGAATCAATCGGCGAGTGCCATCTGACGGTCTCTCATCCGATCTCCCCCATACATTCTATCGTTGCTACGGCCGCTCTTCTTCGGGAAACCGTTAATCTGGGACGTGCCTTCCATGTGGGAACGAATATTCATTTTCCGTGGCTCCTGCACTTGGAACGGCTGCTGAGCACGATTCCGGAATCGCAGCGGATTAGATTCGTAGAGCAGGCGCTGAAGCGCACCGACGTCTTTCTGGAGCCGGAAATATTAACGACATTAGAGACATTCTTCTCACTGGACTGCAATGTCAGCGAGACGGCCAAGAAGCTGTATATTCATCGGAATACGCTCCTCTATCGGCTGGATAAATTGAAGCAAGAAACAGAGCTGGACGTCAGACAATTCCGCGATGCCGTTCTTGTAAAAATCATATTACTATTGTACAAAGTGACGAAAAGGAAGTAG
- a CDS encoding ATP-binding protein, producing the protein MNVFPPAPLIRLSLQALDDYINRLPRTMVVVLNEWGEINRCNPVFLRETGYAASALVMCYVGIIFESKSFQQLEHYGVFGKGHSAASTEPPPQVYLIKADGVKLSVTVQSLYAETEEGGRNLLFLYEQEPAHYPNLLERLGETMLTDADTGVILIRPDSRVMDISPLACQVLGVPKPFVMNEPLIRFFATARSEYELIRRTLENGAPVRNHPITWYQGEVRAELLMDVGLLRSPTGGMEGAYVIFKDVTNLRSLEEQVQRSDRLAMIGQIAAGAAHEIRNPLTAIRGFLQMFRKTMAIKGMDKEAGYTEIMLSELDRINNLVGEFLLLSKPKNVVFDYVEVDAVLNEIMPIVASEALLHNVVVNWEPENSLPQVMADREMLKQVFLNICKNGIEAMTTSGGTLTVIGHSELDGAERRLIIEIHDTGPGIPVHMLDKIFDPFVTTKASGTGLGLSVCQRILHEFGGTIRAVSKERGALFMIILPY; encoded by the coding sequence ATGAATGTGTTTCCACCAGCCCCACTGATCCGGCTAAGCCTGCAGGCACTTGACGATTACATAAATCGGCTTCCCAGGACGATGGTTGTCGTATTGAATGAATGGGGCGAAATCAATCGGTGCAACCCGGTGTTTTTGCGCGAAACAGGCTATGCAGCTTCCGCTCTTGTCATGTGTTATGTCGGAATCATTTTTGAAAGTAAATCATTTCAACAACTGGAGCATTACGGAGTTTTCGGAAAAGGTCATTCCGCTGCATCCACAGAGCCCCCTCCGCAGGTTTACTTGATTAAAGCAGATGGTGTGAAACTAAGTGTAACGGTGCAGTCTTTGTACGCCGAGACGGAGGAAGGCGGCCGCAATCTTTTATTTCTGTATGAACAGGAGCCTGCCCATTATCCCAATTTATTGGAACGTCTGGGCGAGACGATGCTTACCGACGCCGATACGGGCGTCATTCTGATTCGGCCGGATTCCCGTGTGATGGATATAAGTCCGCTCGCTTGCCAGGTGCTGGGGGTACCCAAGCCATTCGTCATGAACGAGCCGCTGATCCGTTTCTTCGCCACTGCGCGGAGCGAATACGAATTGATTCGCCGTACGTTGGAAAACGGGGCGCCTGTCCGCAATCATCCGATTACATGGTATCAGGGCGAGGTACGGGCAGAGCTGCTCATGGATGTCGGCTTATTGCGGAGTCCGACCGGAGGGATGGAGGGCGCGTACGTTATTTTCAAGGACGTTACGAATCTCCGTTCACTGGAAGAACAGGTGCAGCGAAGCGACAGATTGGCGATGATCGGTCAAATCGCAGCTGGAGCCGCTCACGAAATCCGCAATCCGCTTACCGCCATCCGCGGGTTTTTGCAGATGTTCCGCAAGACCATGGCTATAAAGGGAATGGACAAGGAAGCCGGGTATACGGAAATTATGCTGAGCGAGCTAGATCGGATCAATAATCTTGTAGGGGAATTTCTGCTTCTAAGCAAGCCGAAGAATGTCGTGTTTGATTACGTGGAAGTCGATGCGGTGCTGAATGAAATCATGCCGATCGTAGCGAGTGAAGCGCTGCTTCATAATGTGGTCGTTAACTGGGAGCCTGAGAACAGCCTGCCGCAAGTTATGGCCGATCGTGAAATGCTGAAGCAGGTTTTTTTGAACATTTGCAAAAATGGAATTGAAGCGATGACGACGAGTGGGGGGACATTAACGGTTATAGGCCATTCCGAACTGGATGGAGCTGAACGAAGACTGATCATTGAGATACACGACACGGGACCCGGAATACCGGTACATATGCTGGATAAAATATTCGATCCGTTCGTTACGACCAAGGCAAGCGGGACGGGTCTGGGGTTATCGGTGTGCCAGCGCATTCTGCATGAATTCGGAGGGACGATCCGGGCGGTCAGCAAGGAAAGAGGCGCTTTATTCATGATTATATTGCCCTACTGA
- the rpmE gene encoding 50S ribosomal protein L31 gives MKQGIHPTYHVTTVTCACGNSFESGSIKQNLRVEICSACHPFFTGKQKFLDAGGRVDKFKKKYGI, from the coding sequence ATGAAACAAGGTATTCATCCGACATACCACGTCACCACGGTAACTTGCGCTTGCGGCAACAGTTTCGAGTCCGGTTCCATTAAACAGAACCTGCGCGTTGAGATTTGCTCCGCTTGCCACCCATTCTTCACGGGTAAGCAAAAGTTCCTGGATGCCGGCGGCCGCGTCGACAAATTCAAAAAGAAATACGGCATCTAA
- a CDS encoding MraY family glycosyltransferase produces MPYIIAAIISFGIVFLCVPLLRRLALRLGFVDRPTSRKIHRKPVPLMGGAGLYLGIVIPLLAFQGTTPLSLTISLGGLLLVLIGLLDDAAKSKGKDFPVWPRLIIYAGVALIPLLFGIRIVGLSSPGGLIVLPEWFAIFASAAWVFALINMINFIDGVDGLASGVSTLSSITLFIAALFKGQLDTALLAVILVGACVAFLIFNFYPARIFMGDAGATFLGYTLAVIAVDGAFKSATFVTVAVPLLALGVPILDTTVVMLRRLISGKGLHRADKLHTHHMLMRWGLTQIQTVSFIYLIAALFSLLSIVVLLALS; encoded by the coding sequence ATGCCGTATATCATCGCGGCCATAATCAGCTTTGGTATTGTTTTTCTGTGCGTTCCACTCTTGCGGAGGCTAGCTTTGCGGCTCGGATTTGTTGACCGGCCGACCTCGCGCAAAATTCACCGGAAGCCGGTTCCGCTTATGGGGGGCGCGGGGCTGTATTTAGGTATTGTTATTCCGCTGCTTGCATTTCAAGGCACTACTCCGCTTAGCCTGACCATTAGTCTAGGTGGATTATTACTGGTGCTGATTGGATTGCTGGACGATGCGGCTAAGTCGAAAGGAAAGGATTTTCCGGTCTGGCCGCGTCTTATCATCTATGCGGGCGTTGCTTTGATACCCCTTCTATTCGGAATTCGGATTGTAGGGTTATCGAGTCCAGGCGGACTTATAGTGCTGCCCGAGTGGTTCGCGATTTTCGCTTCGGCTGCATGGGTGTTTGCACTCATTAACATGATTAATTTTATCGATGGGGTTGATGGACTTGCTTCGGGAGTTTCCACCTTGTCGTCGATCACGCTATTTATCGCGGCGCTCTTCAAGGGGCAGCTCGACACGGCGCTGCTTGCTGTCATTCTTGTAGGGGCATGTGTCGCGTTTCTCATTTTTAATTTCTATCCGGCACGCATCTTTATGGGGGACGCAGGTGCGACGTTCTTGGGATATACGCTGGCCGTGATTGCAGTGGATGGCGCCTTCAAGAGCGCGACTTTCGTGACGGTTGCCGTCCCTTTGCTGGCACTGGGAGTTCCTATTCTGGATACGACCGTCGTGATGCTCCGCAGGCTGATTTCGGGCAAAGGACTTCATCGCGCGGATAAGCTGCATACCCACCATATGCTCATGCGCTGGGGATTAACACAGATCCAAACGGTGTCGTTTATCTATTTAATTGCGGCTCTCTTTTCTTTATTGTCTATTGTTGTTCTCCTTGCCCTAAGCTGA
- a CDS encoding radical SAM protein: MNLVYADAQGNLFDHPDWIGLGRSGDMVVELLEDELIPLPDGATLVGLPNTRPIGIEASTGKMLPLPGDVQAVGALLPQGFTRLCIPSYMKTDKAQMLPLFGYSAVVWKDGGFYVAAQQCDDPERWNPLNCDLSELRIQVDRLTTKYPDNRLYKHLSKCALEYECLTASNTFLQRWEGAVPVSYSCNAGCYGCISEQPDDSGFIAPQTRMNFKPTVDEVAEIMLEHLKTPESIISFGQGCEGEPSTQAKIIVEAMRKVRSITSMGHININTNAGLTDHIRAIVDAGLSLMRVSTISALDEHYNAYYKPRGYTLANVEKSLKYASDKGVYTSINYLIFPGVTDREEEMEAMIGFAKRTGLRFIQMRNLNIDPESYLALIPKPEGEIYGMKQMLEIFAEELPDVTIGSYTHVPPAPAK; this comes from the coding sequence ATGAATCTCGTATACGCCGATGCTCAAGGCAATCTGTTCGATCATCCCGATTGGATCGGGTTAGGGCGCAGCGGTGATATGGTCGTTGAATTGCTGGAGGACGAGCTGATTCCGCTGCCGGATGGCGCGACGCTGGTCGGACTGCCCAACACCCGCCCGATCGGGATCGAAGCGTCAACGGGGAAGATGCTTCCGCTGCCGGGTGATGTTCAAGCGGTAGGCGCGCTGCTGCCGCAAGGTTTTACCAGACTATGTATCCCAAGCTACATGAAGACGGACAAGGCGCAGATGTTACCTTTGTTCGGTTATTCGGCCGTTGTATGGAAGGACGGCGGTTTCTACGTTGCTGCGCAGCAGTGCGACGATCCGGAGAGGTGGAATCCGCTGAACTGCGATCTTTCGGAGCTCCGGATTCAGGTTGACCGGCTGACGACGAAATATCCGGACAACCGGCTGTACAAGCATTTGTCCAAGTGTGCGCTGGAGTATGAGTGCCTGACAGCATCCAATACCTTTTTGCAGCGCTGGGAAGGTGCGGTTCCCGTCTCCTATTCGTGCAATGCGGGCTGCTATGGCTGCATCTCCGAACAGCCGGACGACAGCGGCTTTATCGCGCCGCAAACGCGCATGAATTTCAAGCCGACGGTTGACGAAGTTGCGGAGATCATGCTGGAGCATCTGAAGACGCCGGAGTCGATCATCAGCTTCGGCCAGGGCTGTGAAGGGGAGCCTTCCACGCAAGCCAAAATTATCGTCGAAGCAATGCGCAAGGTGCGCAGCATAACGTCCATGGGACACATCAACATCAATACGAATGCGGGTCTGACCGATCACATACGCGCGATAGTGGATGCCGGGCTGAGCTTGATGCGCGTCAGCACCATCAGTGCGCTGGACGAGCATTACAATGCGTACTATAAACCGCGAGGCTATACGCTAGCCAATGTAGAGAAGTCGTTGAAATATGCTTCCGACAAAGGCGTCTATACTTCCATCAACTATCTTATTTTCCCGGGCGTGACCGATCGGGAGGAAGAGATGGAGGCGATGATTGGCTTTGCGAAGCGGACTGGACTGCGGTTCATTCAGATGCGCAATCTGAATATTGATCCGGAGAGCTATCTGGCACTCATTCCGAAGCCGGAAGGCGAAATTTATGGAATGAAGCAGATGCTTGAAATCTTTGCGGAGGAATTGCCGGATGTTACGATCGGCTCTTACACGCATGTTCCTCCGGCGCCTGCCAAATAA
- a CDS encoding YbaB/EbfC family nucleoid-associated protein produces the protein MNNMNQMMKQVKKMQEQMMKAQEELGTKSVEGTAGGGVVTVVVNGHKNVQSIVIKPEAVDPDDVEMLQDLVLTAVNDALNKADELANKDMGKYTGGMKIPGLF, from the coding sequence ATGAACAACATGAATCAAATGATGAAGCAAGTGAAGAAGATGCAGGAACAAATGATGAAAGCGCAAGAAGAGCTTGGAACAAAATCAGTCGAAGGAACAGCAGGCGGCGGTGTTGTAACGGTTGTCGTCAACGGTCACAAGAATGTACAGAGCATTGTCATCAAGCCTGAAGCGGTAGATCCGGATGATGTGGAGATGCTCCAGGATCTGGTGCTGACTGCGGTTAACGATGCGCTGAACAAGGCCGACGAACTTGCGAACAAAGATATGGGCAAATATACAGGCGGTATGAAAATCCCGGGTCTGTTCTAA
- a CDS encoding YaaL family protein, whose amino-acid sequence MKWTRWFQSNKSKAELNKESKAELHQLFAEIQAAKQDWDNAVRYFEYALGKDQIDYAIFAIEAAEKRYEMLLRKAKSMQVTWPEWYQGEAV is encoded by the coding sequence ATGAAGTGGACGCGTTGGTTTCAATCGAATAAGAGTAAGGCGGAATTGAACAAAGAATCGAAAGCGGAGCTTCATCAGCTGTTTGCGGAAATTCAAGCCGCCAAACAGGACTGGGATAATGCGGTGCGGTATTTTGAATATGCGCTAGGCAAGGATCAAATCGACTATGCCATCTTTGCAATCGAAGCGGCGGAGAAAAGGTATGAGATGCTTTTGCGCAAAGCGAAATCGATGCAAGTCACTTGGCCGGAATGGTATCAAGGTGAGGCCGTATGA
- a CDS encoding pro-sigmaK processing inhibitor BofA family protein: MKTIWLVCLIVSSLFLIGVVFRQKLSWSWIKLFALQLVAAALALYLLNYSGIISGLEVPLNPVTIGTVVLLGIPGIALVLGLQGVLF; the protein is encoded by the coding sequence ATGAAGACGATATGGCTGGTTTGTCTGATCGTTTCGTCGCTGTTTCTGATCGGAGTCGTATTTCGCCAGAAGCTTTCGTGGAGCTGGATCAAGCTTTTCGCACTGCAGCTCGTAGCGGCAGCACTCGCGTTGTACCTGTTGAACTACTCGGGTATCATATCCGGGCTAGAGGTGCCGCTTAATCCTGTCACGATCGGTACGGTTGTCCTTCTGGGCATACCGGGGATAGCGCTTGTGCTTGGGTTGCAAGGAGTATTATTCTAG
- the dnaX gene encoding DNA polymerase III subunit gamma/tau: MSHIALYRAWRPQTFGDMVGQQHIIQTLQNAIREQRVSHAYLFNGPRGTGKTSAAKIMAKAINCQRGPAPEPCNECDACRGITAGTVMDVVEIDAASNRGIDEIRDIRDKVRYAPSEVRYKVYIIDEVHMLTSEAFNALLKTLEEPPGHVIFILATTEPHKLPATIISRCQRFDFRQVSLPEQTERLRLICEEEGIQAEADALAYLARLSDGGMRDAISLLEQVSAFGGERITLNDAVDVTGGLAAEQFSQLADAVRDGNAGAILPLVEGLMQAGKSPDKCLENLIYYFRDLLVIKLAPGRTATERIVDQERYRAMAEAFSADRLFRMIDILNQYMGEIRHASLPQTIFEVALMKVCTVQDSGGGSAAQASSAADAGNRTAPAGSAAAAPAEVTRLQQRIDTLERKLEELSRSGVRPAGEAASAGPDKGGRTGSGFRGANTSAGIAKTTVKLGPFLAAAESQATGQVRMRWSEILQRVKEARITVHAWLVDGEPVAAVDNTVLVAFKNTMHRETTEKPANRELIEGVLQEVFGRPVKLATVMMKEWQTADKGPAPAAEPLTLQQEEAGGEPKRPEWVEEAVKLFGEDLVVVDDN, translated from the coding sequence ATGTCACATATCGCTTTATACCGAGCCTGGCGCCCGCAGACGTTTGGGGACATGGTTGGCCAACAGCATATCATTCAGACGCTGCAAAATGCGATTCGGGAGCAGCGTGTTTCACATGCGTATTTGTTCAACGGTCCGCGGGGAACAGGCAAGACCAGCGCAGCTAAAATTATGGCGAAGGCGATCAACTGCCAGCGGGGGCCCGCGCCGGAGCCTTGCAACGAATGCGATGCTTGCCGGGGCATAACGGCCGGCACGGTCATGGACGTCGTTGAGATTGACGCCGCATCCAACCGGGGCATTGATGAAATTCGCGACATTCGGGACAAGGTGCGTTATGCGCCCTCAGAAGTCCGATACAAAGTTTATATCATTGACGAGGTACATATGCTTACCTCGGAAGCGTTTAATGCTCTGCTTAAGACGCTTGAAGAACCGCCCGGACATGTCATCTTTATTCTGGCGACGACGGAGCCTCACAAGCTGCCGGCCACCATCATTTCCCGTTGTCAGCGCTTTGATTTCCGTCAGGTATCGCTGCCGGAGCAGACCGAGCGGCTTCGCCTGATATGCGAAGAAGAAGGCATTCAGGCAGAGGCTGATGCGCTCGCTTATCTCGCCAGACTGTCCGACGGCGGTATGCGCGATGCGATCAGCCTGCTGGAACAGGTCTCCGCTTTCGGCGGCGAGCGTATCACGCTTAACGATGCCGTTGACGTTACGGGCGGATTAGCAGCCGAGCAGTTCTCCCAGCTTGCGGACGCCGTGCGCGATGGCAATGCGGGGGCCATTCTGCCTCTGGTCGAAGGGCTTATGCAGGCAGGGAAGAGTCCGGATAAGTGTTTGGAGAATCTCATCTATTATTTCAGGGATTTGCTCGTCATTAAGCTTGCGCCTGGACGCACGGCAACGGAACGAATCGTCGATCAGGAGCGGTACCGGGCGATGGCCGAAGCGTTTAGCGCGGACCGGTTATTCCGGATGATCGACATCCTGAATCAATATATGGGCGAGATCCGGCATGCTTCGCTTCCGCAAACCATATTCGAAGTCGCATTGATGAAGGTATGCACCGTTCAAGACTCAGGCGGCGGTTCCGCCGCCCAAGCGTCTAGTGCGGCGGATGCAGGTAATCGTACAGCGCCGGCTGGTTCAGCAGCTGCGGCTCCTGCGGAGGTCACCCGTCTTCAGCAGCGGATCGATACTTTGGAGCGTAAGCTCGAAGAGCTTTCGCGCTCAGGAGTTCGCCCGGCGGGAGAGGCCGCCTCGGCCGGACCGGATAAAGGCGGGCGGACCGGCAGCGGCTTCAGAGGTGCCAATACATCGGCCGGCATTGCCAAGACGACCGTGAAGCTGGGACCCTTCCTGGCAGCGGCCGAGAGCCAGGCAACCGGACAGGTGCGCATGAGATGGAGTGAGATCCTGCAGCGGGTGAAGGAAGCCCGTATTACGGTACATGCTTGGCTTGTTGACGGAGAGCCGGTGGCGGCAGTCGACAATACCGTCCTGGTCGCATTCAAGAACACCATGCATCGGGAGACCACGGAGAAGCCGGCCAACCGTGAGCTTATTGAAGGCGTGCTTCAAGAGGTCTTCGGCCGTCCGGTGAAGCTCGCTACCGTCATGATGAAAGAATGGCAGACCGCGGATAAGGGCCCTGCGCCCGCTGCCGAACCGCTCACGCTGCAGCAGGAAGAGGCTGGCGGTGAGCCGAAGCGTCCGGAGTGGGTCGAAGAGGCTGTTAAGCTGTTTGGAGAAGATCTTGTAGTAGTGGATGACAACTAA